The following coding sequences are from one Streptomyces dengpaensis window:
- the pgi gene encoding glucose-6-phosphate isomerase, producing MSDSPKLTRRPEWTALEDHRGGALLHPRLRELFAADPARAERYVVRVGDLRIDYSKHLITDETLALLRELATATGVFALRDAMFRGEKINVTERRAVLHTALRAPRDAVIEVDGENVVSAVHAVLDKMADFADRVRSGEWTGHTGKPIKNIVNIGIGGSDLGPAMAYEALRSFTDRDLTVRFVSNVDGADLHEAVRDLDPAETLFIIASKTFTTIETITNATSARSWLLAGLGGEEKAVAKHFVALSTNAAKVSDFGIDTANMFEFWDWVGGRYSYDSAIGLSLMIAIGPDRFREMLDGFRVVDEHFRTAPAEANAPLLLGLLGIWYGNFFDAQAHAVLPYSHYLSKFTAYLQQLDMESNGKSVDRDGRPVEWQTGPVVWGTPGTNGQHAYYQLIHQGTKLNPADFIGFVNPVDELSDELGDQHDLLMANFFAQTQALAFGKTPEEVRAEGVPEELVPHKTFKGNHPTTTILASELTPSVLGQLIALYEHKVFVQGAIWNIDSFDQWGVELGKVLAKRIEPALTEGTDVPGLDPSTAALVAAYRTLRKVN from the coding sequence ATGTCTGACTCCCCCAAGCTCACGCGGCGCCCCGAGTGGACGGCCCTGGAGGACCACCGCGGCGGTGCGCTCCTGCACCCGCGGCTGCGTGAGCTGTTCGCCGCCGACCCCGCACGCGCGGAGCGTTATGTCGTCCGGGTCGGCGACCTGCGCATCGACTACTCCAAACATCTGATCACCGACGAGACCCTCGCCCTGCTCCGGGAACTGGCCACCGCCACCGGTGTGTTCGCGCTGCGCGACGCCATGTTCCGCGGGGAGAAGATCAACGTCACCGAGCGCCGGGCGGTGCTGCACACGGCGCTGCGCGCCCCTCGGGACGCGGTGATCGAGGTCGACGGCGAGAACGTCGTCTCCGCGGTGCACGCGGTGCTCGACAAGATGGCCGACTTCGCCGACCGGGTCCGCTCGGGCGAGTGGACCGGCCACACCGGCAAGCCCATCAAGAACATCGTCAACATCGGCATCGGCGGCTCGGACCTCGGCCCGGCGATGGCGTACGAGGCGCTGCGCTCCTTCACGGACCGCGATCTGACGGTCCGCTTCGTGTCGAACGTGGACGGCGCGGATCTGCACGAGGCCGTCAGGGACCTGGACCCGGCCGAGACGCTGTTCATCATCGCGTCCAAGACCTTCACCACGATCGAGACCATCACCAACGCCACCTCGGCGCGCTCCTGGCTGCTCGCCGGGCTCGGAGGCGAGGAGAAGGCGGTCGCGAAGCACTTCGTGGCGCTGTCGACGAACGCCGCGAAGGTGTCGGACTTCGGCATCGACACGGCCAACATGTTCGAGTTCTGGGACTGGGTCGGCGGACGCTACTCGTACGACTCGGCGATCGGTCTCTCCCTGATGATCGCCATCGGCCCGGACCGTTTCCGGGAGATGCTCGACGGGTTCAGGGTCGTCGACGAGCACTTCAGGACGGCTCCCGCCGAGGCCAACGCGCCTTTGCTGCTGGGCCTGCTGGGCATCTGGTACGGCAACTTCTTCGACGCCCAGGCGCACGCCGTGCTGCCGTACTCGCACTACCTGTCCAAGTTCACGGCGTACCTGCAGCAGCTGGACATGGAGTCCAACGGCAAGTCGGTGGACCGGGACGGCCGCCCCGTGGAGTGGCAGACCGGGCCGGTCGTCTGGGGCACGCCGGGCACCAACGGCCAGCACGCGTACTACCAGCTCATCCACCAGGGCACGAAGCTGAACCCGGCCGACTTCATCGGCTTCGTCAACCCGGTCGACGAGTTGAGTGACGAACTCGGCGACCAGCACGACCTGTTGATGGCGAACTTCTTCGCGCAGACGCAGGCGCTGGCCTTCGGCAAGACGCCGGAGGAGGTGCGCGCCGAGGGGGTGCCCGAAGAGCTCGTGCCGCACAAGACGTTCAAGGGCAACCACCCGACGACCACCATCCTCGCGAGCGAACTGACGCCCTCCGTCCTCGGCCAGCTGATCGCGCTGTACGAGCACAAGGTGTTCGTCCAGGGCGCGATCTGGAACATCGACTCCTTCGACCAGTGGGGCGTCGAACTCGGCAAGGTCCTCGCCAAGCGCATCGAACCCGCGCTGACCGAGGGCACCGACGTGCCCGGCCTCGACCCCTCCACCGCCGCCCTCGTGGCCGCCTACCGCACTCTCCGGAAAGTGAACTGA
- the gnd gene encoding phosphogluconate dehydrogenase (NAD(+)-dependent, decarboxylating) codes for MQLGLIGLGKMGGNMRERIRRAGHTVIGYDHNPDLADVSSLTELVEKLEGPRVVWVMVPAGTATQSVVDALGDLLAPGDTVVDGGNSRWTDDEKHAEELAAKGIGFVDAGVSGGVWGLQNGYALMVGGDAEHIAKVQPIFDALKPEGDFGFVHAGKVGAGHFSKMVHNGIEYAMMQAYAEGWELLEKVDSVTDVREVFRSWQEGTVIRSWLLDLAVNALDDDEHLDKLGGYAEDSGEGRWTVEAAIDNAVPLPAITASLFARFASRQDDSPQMKMIAALRNQFGGHAVESK; via the coding sequence ATGCAGCTCGGACTTATCGGCCTCGGCAAGATGGGCGGCAACATGCGCGAGCGGATACGCCGCGCGGGCCACACCGTCATCGGCTACGACCACAATCCCGACCTCGCCGACGTGAGCAGCCTGACCGAACTGGTCGAGAAGCTCGAAGGCCCGCGTGTGGTGTGGGTGATGGTGCCCGCGGGCACCGCCACCCAGTCCGTCGTCGACGCGCTCGGTGACCTCCTCGCGCCCGGCGACACCGTCGTGGACGGCGGCAACTCCCGCTGGACGGACGACGAGAAGCACGCCGAGGAACTGGCGGCCAAGGGCATCGGCTTCGTGGACGCGGGCGTCTCGGGCGGCGTGTGGGGCCTGCAGAACGGCTACGCCCTGATGGTCGGCGGCGACGCCGAGCACATCGCCAAGGTGCAGCCGATCTTCGACGCGCTCAAGCCCGAGGGCGACTTCGGCTTCGTACACGCGGGCAAGGTCGGCGCGGGCCACTTCTCCAAGATGGTCCACAACGGCATCGAGTACGCCATGATGCAGGCCTATGCCGAGGGCTGGGAGCTCCTGGAGAAGGTCGACTCGGTCACCGATGTGCGCGAGGTCTTCCGCTCCTGGCAGGAGGGCACGGTCATCCGCTCCTGGCTGCTCGACCTCGCCGTCAACGCGCTGGACGACGACGAGCACCTCGACAAGCTCGGCGGCTACGCCGAGGACTCGGGCGAGGGCCGCTGGACGGTGGAAGCCGCCATCGACAACGCGGTGCCGCTCCCGGCGATCACCGCTTCGCTGTTCGCGCGCTTCGCCTCGCGGCAGGACGACTCGCCGCAGATGAAGATGATCGCGGCGCTGCGCAACCAGTTCGGCGGTCACGCCGTCGAGTCGAAGTAG